One segment of Thermoanaerobacter kivui DNA contains the following:
- the thiC gene encoding phosphomethylpyrimidine synthase ThiC has protein sequence MTQLEYALSGIVTKEMKIVAEYEGVDEEFILEGVKKGEIVIPSNINHKNLIPKGIGRGLSTKVNANIGTSDAYPEIDKEIEKLNVAVKAGADAVMDLSTGGDINQSRRKILENSPVPVGTVPMYQAAVESMYKYGSIVAMPEEFIFEVIEQQAEDGVDFITVHCGLTFESLKKLKDNGRVMDVVSRGGSFTIGWMLYNDKENPLYEHFDRLLDIAKKYDITLSLGDGLRPGCLEDATDSAQIQELIILGELVKRARETGVQVMVEGPGHVPIDQIEANVKLQKQLCHNAPFYVLGPIVTDIAPGYDHITAAIGGAVAAAAGADFLCYVTPAEHLGLPDMEDVKEGVIAAKIAAHAADIAKGVKGAKEKDLTMAKARKALDWDEQIKLSIDPDKAFKYRINKNVSTAKTCSMCGKFCAMKIVSEYLGTPPMTC, from the coding sequence ATGACACAATTGGAATATGCCCTTTCAGGCATTGTCACAAAAGAGATGAAAATAGTCGCAGAGTATGAAGGAGTGGACGAAGAATTTATTTTAGAAGGAGTTAAAAAAGGAGAAATAGTAATACCATCAAACATCAACCACAAAAACCTCATTCCCAAAGGCATAGGAAGGGGTTTATCGACAAAAGTAAATGCCAACATAGGAACCTCTGATGCATATCCCGAAATTGACAAAGAAATTGAAAAATTAAATGTTGCTGTAAAAGCTGGAGCAGATGCGGTAATGGATTTAAGCACAGGCGGCGACATTAATCAATCTCGTAGAAAAATACTTGAAAATTCCCCTGTACCTGTAGGTACTGTTCCCATGTATCAAGCAGCTGTTGAATCCATGTACAAATACGGCAGCATCGTTGCCATGCCTGAAGAATTTATTTTTGAAGTCATAGAACAACAGGCGGAAGATGGTGTAGACTTTATAACAGTCCACTGTGGTCTAACATTTGAATCATTGAAAAAGCTTAAAGACAACGGCCGAGTGATGGATGTAGTAAGTCGCGGCGGCTCCTTTACAATCGGCTGGATGCTCTACAATGACAAAGAAAATCCCTTGTATGAGCATTTTGACAGACTTCTTGATATTGCCAAAAAATATGACATAACTTTAAGTTTAGGAGATGGACTGCGTCCCGGTTGTCTCGAAGATGCTACAGATAGCGCACAAATACAAGAGCTCATCATCCTTGGTGAACTTGTCAAAAGGGCTCGCGAAACAGGAGTCCAAGTAATGGTAGAGGGACCTGGGCATGTGCCAATTGACCAAATTGAAGCAAATGTAAAACTTCAAAAACAGCTTTGTCACAACGCCCCTTTTTACGTACTCGGTCCTATTGTAACCGATATCGCCCCCGGTTACGACCACATAACCGCGGCAATTGGCGGTGCAGTTGCAGCAGCTGCCGGTGCAGATTTCCTTTGCTATGTCACACCTGCAGAACATCTCGGACTTCCCGATATGGAAGATGTCAAAGAAGGAGTTATTGCAGCAAAAATTGCTGCCCATGCTGCAGATATCGCAAAAGGTGTAAAAGGCGCTAAAGAAAAAGATTTGACTATGGCTAAAGCAAGAAAAGCTTTAGACTGGGATGAGCAAATAAAGCTTTCTATAGACCCTGATAAAGCTTTTAAATATCGCATCAATAAAAACGTATCTACAGCCAAAACTTGCAGCATGTGTGGAAAATTCTGCGCCATGAAAATTGTCAGCGAATACCTTGGAACCCCACCTATGACTTGTTAG
- a CDS encoding MOSC domain-containing protein: MAKVVSVNISKKKGTVKKPIEKGYFRENHGLEGDAHAGRGHRQVSLLAEESIEKMKAKGIWDLAAGKFAENITTEGIELHTLPVGTKLKIGEEVILEISQIGKKCHEACEIRKITGDCILPMEGIFARVLKSGFIKPGDEIIVINE, encoded by the coding sequence ATGGCAAAGGTGGTGTCAGTTAATATTAGCAAAAAGAAAGGAACTGTAAAAAAGCCTATAGAAAAGGGATATTTTAGAGAAAACCACGGGCTTGAAGGAGATGCTCATGCTGGAAGGGGACACAGGCAGGTCAGTCTTCTTGCAGAGGAGAGTATAGAAAAGATGAAAGCAAAAGGCATTTGGGATTTGGCTGCAGGAAAATTTGCAGAAAATATAACAACGGAAGGAATTGAACTTCACACTTTGCCGGTAGGGACAAAACTTAAAATAGGAGAAGAGGTTATTCTTGAAATCTCTCAAATAGGGAAAAAATGTCACGAAGCTTGTGAGATCAGGAAAATTACGGGTGATTGTATACTGCCGATGGAAGGGATATTTGCGAGGGTGTTAAAAAGTGGGTTCATAAAACCCGGAGATGAGATTATAGTTATAAATGAATAA
- the moaC gene encoding cyclic pyranopterin monophosphate synthase MoaC has translation MNLTHINEEGRARMVDVSEKAETKREAVAIGSIYMKNETLRRIHEGTIKKGDVLAVAQVAGIMAAKNTSHMIPMCHPIMITGCDISFNLDFENSKIDIKAVVKTVGQTGVEMEALTAVTVAALTIYDMCKAIDRDMVISEIMLVKKSGGKSGLYEREV, from the coding sequence ATGAATTTAACACACATTAATGAAGAAGGTAGAGCAAGAATGGTCGATGTTAGCGAGAAAGCTGAGACAAAAAGAGAAGCTGTTGCAATAGGAAGTATTTATATGAAAAATGAAACTTTAAGAAGAATACATGAAGGAACTATTAAAAAAGGAGATGTCCTAGCTGTTGCACAGGTTGCAGGTATTATGGCTGCGAAAAATACATCTCATATGATTCCGATGTGTCATCCTATCATGATAACCGGATGTGATATTAGTTTTAATTTGGATTTTGAGAATTCAAAGATTGACATTAAAGCAGTAGTTAAAACTGTTGGACAAACAGGGGTTGAGATGGAGGCATTGACTGCAGTTACGGTTGCAGCTCTTACGATTTATGATATGTGTAAAGCAATAGATAGAGACATGGTTATAAGCGAAATAATGCTTGTGAAAAAAAGTGGTGGAAAATCAGGCCTTTATGAAAGGGAGGTTTAA